The following proteins are encoded in a genomic region of Drosophila willistoni isolate 14030-0811.24 chromosome 3R, UCI_dwil_1.1, whole genome shotgun sequence:
- the LOC6651208 gene encoding potassium channel subfamily K member 2: MTNKFQRRSSPQTTAAANGLVGASNVSSTPSTQPRKRVKRCCRNFVTFMCTQVGVGALIVIYAICGAFAFQHIERQFVDDTPTQVGHLRGNCSQLLWNITENLNLIDKSAWVNATNDALRIYQAQIASLIKDGGYVGRTPIEIWSFPAALMFCLSVITMIGYGNMVPRTPWGKGFTVIYATFGIPLYILYFLNMGRVLARSFKFVYRSMHDCTQEGNYDRRLEALENGGGGSLGTLTLRKKIIVPSTACLWVIMFYILTGTIMFANWEKWSFLNSFYFCMTSLCKIGFGDFVPGASLTTAAEVTAATEKLREEINFDSKELTKLHSLAADQHSKLAINFIYMLLGMGLVAMCRNLMREEVRVKLKEMKEDAKLCMDDTRLRFVGCCGAGPQDRYEKRRYYE; encoded by the coding sequence ATGACTAACAAATTTCAGAGACGTAGCTCACCacaaacaacagcagcagctaatGGTTTGGTTGGTGCATCAAATGTCTCCTCGACGCCCAGTACTCAGCCGCGTAAGCGTGTGAAACGCTGCTGCCGCAACTTTGTCACCTTCATGTGCACACAGGTGGGCGTGGGAGCCCTAATTGTGATTTATGCCATCTGTGGTGCATTTGCCTTTCAACACATTGAGCGCCAGTTTGTGGACGACACGCCGACCCAGGTGGGACATCTGCGTGGTAATTGTTCCCAACTATTGTGGAACATTACCGAGAATCTCAATTTGATTGACAAATCCGCCTGGGTAAATGCCACAAATGATGCATTGCGCATCTATCAGGCCCAAATCGCTAGCCTTATTAAGGATGGCGGCTATGTGGGACGTACACCAATAGAAATTTGGAGTTTCCCGGCGGCTTTGATGTTCTGCTTATCGGTTATCACAATGATTGGCTATGGCAATATGGTGCCACGTACCCCATGGGGCAAAGGATTCACCGTGATCTATGCCACATTTGGTATACCCCTGTATATATTGTATTTCCTTAATATGGGAAGAGTTTTGGCGCGTTCATTTAAGTTTGTATACCGCTCCATGCACGATTGCACCCAGGAGGGGAACTATGATCGACGCCTGGAGGCCTTGGAGAATGGAGGAGGCGGCAGTCTGGGTACCTTGACGTTGCGCAAAAAGATAATTGTGCCATCGACAGCCTGTCTGTGGGTGATTATGTTCTATATACTAACGGGAACCATTATGTTTGCCAATTGGGAGAAATGGAGCTTCCTGAATAGCTTCTACTTCTGCATGACATCGCTGTGCAAGATTGGCTTTGGTGACTTTGTTCCGGGTGCCTCGTTGACAACAGCAGCCGAAGTCACGGCGGCCACCGAAAAGTTACGCGAGGAGATTAACTTTGACTCCAAAGAGCTGACCAAATTGCATTCTCTTGCAGCCGATCAGCATTCAAAATTGGCcatcaatttcatttatatGCTCCTTGGCATGGGCCTGGTGGCCATGTGTCGTAATCTAATGCGCGAAGAGGTCCGTGTCAAGCTCAAGGAGATGAAAGAGGATGCTAAACTGTGTATGGATGATACACGATTGCGTTTCGTGGGTTGCTGTGGTGCTGGACCCCAAGATCGCTACGAGAAACGCCGCTACTacgaataa